A segment of the Synechococcus sp. CBW1002 genome:
TCCACTGGAATCACGATCATCATGGTCGTCATCGTCTGCTGCCTGAGCAAGTGCTTCCAGAAGGATCTCTTTGCCGCGCTGCACCACCAGCTCGTTGATACGGCGCAGATCCTCGTCAGAAAAACGCTTGCGAAAGTGCACCATCATCGAGGCATCAAACGGTGCCTTAGCTGTGTAGCCCGCAAAGCCGAGAAAGAACTGAATATAGGCGTTCTCTCTGATCTGATGGACTGTCTCTTCGTCGGTGAGCCCTAACTTCTGTTTGATGTAGAGAGCACCAAAGGCCATTCTCACTGATTTGGCTGGAGCGCCAATTGTGGCGCTGAATTGAGGGGCATAGGTTTCTTCCAGCTCATCCCATGGGATCAGCCCCTCCAGTTGAACCCAGCGATTCTCGGGATCAAGTGTGCCGCCAAATGGCAGGTGGAACTCCTTGATTGAGATCTGACCGTTATTGTGCCTCCGGTACATATGGAACGATCAGGAGTAAAGGCAATCACGGATTGCCTGATTCACGGCCACTTTAGCGGTTTCTCATGCTTGAGACCAGCTGCGGCGCAATGGATCTGGATTGTTCAGGAGTCCCTACGGGGATCTACTGGTTGAAGAAGCAGAAGGGTTGCATGCAGACCCCGACCCAACCAGCACCTGGGAAACGCTTTCTTTACCCCCCTCCACAGAGACCCTCCATTTCTCGACGGCAACAGAAAGCATGGGCGGAGCACCCAGCGGAACCCTGCTGCACCACAGCAGGCACTATGTAGGCATGGGTCGCTGGACGAATGCATGGGTGTATTCCACCGGCGCGACGCACATGGCAGAAGGCTCGACCAACCTGGACAAACCCAACTGGGGATCACAACAACAGTCAGGAGGCACCGGCTTTTACGTTCCCAGCGAGATTTACGGCAATTCCCAGGACAACCTCATCGTGGGATACAACTCGGCGAAAACATCAAGTGGCGAGGAGTTCTACCACCACAATGACCGCATCGATGGTGGCGGAGGCAATGACACGATCTATGGCCAAAACGGCTATGACCTACTCCGAGGAGGAAGCGGCAACGACCATCTGCTGGGCGGCAACCACAACGACACGCTCGAGGGAGGCGACGGCCAGGACTTGCTGGAGGGAGGCAACGATCACGACCTGCTCCACGGCGGAGATGGCAACGATCGCCTGCTGAGCGGCACCGGCACAGACACCCTGATGGGGGGCGCCGGAGATGACTGGCTGATCGTGGATACGATGGCAGGGAGCGACCAGAACCGCCTGAGCGGCGGCAGCGGCTTCGACACCTTCGTGCTGAGCCCACTGGTGGCACCTGCGCTTCAATTCAATGAAGGCGTGGAAACCGCGTTTTCCCACTCCGTCGCCGCAAAGGGGCTGGGACGCGCAAGCGTAGTGGCACTTGCCACAGGGAACTTTGCTCTCTCTTCAGCCCTGAATCTGGGACAGGGACTGCTCGAATACCTGAACTCCAACGACAGCACTGCCCCCTCCTACTCACTGCAGTGGAGCAAGGCGCAGATCATCACGGACTTCAACCCCTACGAAGACTCCCTGATCCTCAACCTGCATCCGGACAAAGACAAGCCCCAGATCGTGGCCAAGCAGTTCTCCAGCAACAGCGGAGGCTTCTATGTCATGCAGGAGATCAATGGCGCCCCCGCCTATCTCGCCGATGTCACCTTTGACATGGATGCCATGCTCGCCCACGCGCAGCGCAACGGACTCGGCCATCTCTCCAATACCGACCTGGCAGACCTGGCCTTCTCCACCCTGCGCCGCAGCTACGTGATCGCCGATGGCACTTCATCGCAACTGCAGATGCAGGAAGGCGAGCGGAGCGTGAACCTGGATGGCCTCGATCAGCTGGGCGGCGATTCGATGATCATCCTCGGTGCCCACGGGGCTACCACCGTCAGCAAGGGGGTCAACGGCGTCTCCTCCTTCAGCGGCACAGCGCTCGACGACATCCTGGAGGGTCACCACTCACCCAGCGCCAACCATCCCGACATGAGCCGCGCCGTGCTCTACGGACTCGCGGGGGACGACATCCTCATGGGCGGCGGCGGCTCCAATCTTCTCTATGGCGGGGAGGGCATCGACACGGCCTTCTACGGCTATGCCAGCAACAGCGCCACCCAGGGCATCACGGTGGACACGGCCACCACGGTGGATGGAGCGGTGCTGCTGCACAACGGCATCCGTGAGCTGGGCAAGCCGATGGTGGCGGAAGGCGCAGACCTGGACTACCTCTATGGGATCGAGAACATCGTGGGTTCGGACCGCGATGACATCATCCGCGGTGACGATGGAGACAATGTCCTGGCCAGTGGCATGGGCGACGACATCCTGGCCGGCAGCGGTGGGAGCGACACCTTTCTGCTCAATGGCGGCACCAACACCATTGAAGACTTCACAGGAGGCGTTGATCAGATTCAGATCGTCATGAAGGCCTACGACGGGGTCAGTTCAGGCTCTGATCTCCTGATCACCTATTCCGAGACGGACGGACTGGGCAGGATCTCCACAACAACTGGCACCAACATTGCGATTCTTGAGGATTTTGATCTTTCCAAGTTTGATATAGCCCGAGATGTCCAGCTCCTCGATGCCAAAGGCCAGGTCCTTGCAGGCACGGGCAGAGTTGAGCTGATCTCCGACGAGGAGCACACAGACCCAGAGTCTGACGTGATCACAGGCGAGCCCATCCAGCCGCTCCTTCCGTGGGCCATCCAGCCACTGCTTCCAGATGACGACATCACCGATGGGCTTTCGGATCCAGGCAACGGCTCGCAGGTCGATCAGGTAACCGGCATCTTGGTCAACAGCACGGATACGTATCTGATGGCACAGAGTGGCGTGGCGGAGCGCATCATGATCCCCTACGCCTGGGGACAATCGCTCACGATTGATGGCTTCAATCCCAGCGAAGACGTGCTGGATCTGACCGTCTTCCGGAACGAATCCATCCTGCCGGGATTCATGGATCAGCCCGGCGGCACTCTGGTGGATCTGGGCTTCAATGCTCAAACTATCAACCTGAGCGGGATTATGGTCGCAGATCTGACCCAGGGGGCGGTGTTGCTGAGCTGACTCATCGCGCCCAGGAGGATGCCGATCTCTCCCCTCAGGGGCCGCGAAGGCTTCTGGGGGGAATCAGGACGGGTTGGCCCCTCGGCTCATTCCAGGTCGACGGATTCGAGCAGGATGCGGCTGCGCATCAGCCGGTCAGCATCGATTGACCAGGCAACGATCTGGCTGTGCTTGGCCTGCTCGTCGGCCTTCATCTCCTCCACCACTTCATCGTGGAAACCCTCCAGGTGGCGGACCAGCGTCAGGGCGATCTGCTGGTCTTCGGCGGCGCTGGTATCGAGCTGTTCGATCAGATCGAGCACCTCCTGCACCCTGGCACTCAGCTCCCGGTCGGGCTTCTCCGGACGCTCGGACCTGGCTTGCATGGCGATCAGTTCATCGGGGCTGCCGGGAATGCCGGTCGCCGGCGGCTCAGACGGGTCGGAGTCGACCATTTCGGGATGCACGCCCTCGTTGGGATCAGCGGGCTTGCCGCCGTGGTAGCGGTAACGGCCGCTGCGGCGCTGGGGCTGCCCCTACGAGGATTTCAGCGGCTGATCGGAAGGAAAGCCCATCGCAGAGGGGGGTGTCATTGTTCCCAGGATCGCGCCGATGGGGCGCAGCTGCCGTGTATGTCGCGGCGGCAAGGGAGGCATCCAGGGAAATGCAGTCTGTGGGGTCAGGTCGGCGGAGAGGGCGAGGTCGGCGGAAAGGTCGGCGGTCCGGCCTGACGGTCCAGAAGGTGGAGCAGCAGCAGCTCCAGGCGCTCCAGGCGCTGCTCCATCCGCTCGAGGTGCAGGATGATTCGCGGTTGGGTGGCCGCCAGGGCCTCGCCATGGCGGAGCGTGTCACGGCTGGGCCCGCCGACGGATCCTTCCGCTTTGCCCTGCGGCCACTGACCGCTTTCGACCGTGCGTTGGAGCAGGGCCCAGGAGACCCTGCCGATCCCTGCCGATGGGGGGCCGAGCCTCTCCTCAAGGAGGGCCCGGGCCGGGGCGAGGGTACGGAATGGATCTGTGATCACTCCTTCCAACGAAAGGGCTGAAGCGGATCTTTCAGAAGGGCACCTCGAAAAATCGTCCTTTCCGGGACTTCCAGGCCGGGATGACTCAGGCTGGGAAATGAGTCTCACTCGGGTCATCCCCGAGGAATTGGAATTTTTCGAGGTGCCCAGAAGAAGCATCCAGCCATACAATGAAATCTTGCGCATGACGCCGATAAGCATTGGAGGAAAGCTTCCGATTCACAGCTTGATTCCTCTTTCCCAGACCTCCGTGCCCTGCACGACCCCACGCATCACCGGGGACTGGTCTGCAACCCCAGCCGCACCTTCGGGGTGCTGCTGTTGAACGATCTTCAGGAGTGGAGTGCGACTGGAGCCAGCCAGGGGCGCCGGCTGGGGGTCACCATGGTGGCCCTGCAGGACGGTCCGGTCTACGGGTGGTCAGGGGAGTTGGACCGTCGCAGCTCACCCACCAAGGTGCTGATACTGATGGAAGCCGCCCATCGCGCCACTGTTAAAATCGCAGCCGATGCCGGTATTCATGCACTGCTGCTGCTGCATCACAACAGCGGGCAAGGCGCGCAGGTGGAGAACCCGGAAAGCCAAAACGAAGTTGATCAGGATCTGCCAGGACAGGAGACATCACGCACTCCCCACCTGGGCACAGGCAAGCATGACTTCTCGGTTTCACTGCGTGATCCTCAATCCCCTTCCACCCATAGGACGTCTTTAAGCTGCTCATAAAGCAGGCTTCACCACCAGCAGGAATCCCCAGGTGTTCTCTCTCGCATCACGAGTCGCTGTGATCACGGGCGGCAACGGAGGAATCGGGCTTGGGATAGCCACCGGCCTGGCCAAGGCAGGGGCTCATGTGGTGATTGCCGCTCGAGATGCCGCGAAGTCCGAATCAGCGCTTCGCACACTCAGCGCCATCGACCTCGAGGCGATGGCGATCCAGACCGATGTCACCGATGAGCACGCAGTCACCGAGCTGGTGAGGCAGATCGAGCGGCGCCATGGGCGCCTGGACATCCTCGTGAACAATGCGGGCATCACCATTCGCGCACCCGCCCAGGATCTCTCTCTTGCCGAGTGGAACGACGTCATCTGCACGAACCTGTCCAGCACGTTCCTGTGTGCTCGCGCTGCCTATCCGCTGATGAAACGCTCAGGCGGCAAGATTATCAACATCGGCTCAATGCTGTCCATCTTTGGCGCTTCGTTTTCGGCTGCCTACGGAGCAAGCAAAGGGGGTATCCTGCAGCTCACCAAGTCGCTGGCGGTGGCCTGGGCTCCGGACAACATTCAGGTCAATGCCGTTCTGCCCGGGTGGATCGACACCGATCTCACGCGTGCAGGGCGTACACAGATCCCGGGCCTGCACGAACAAGTGCTGGCCCGCACCCCCGCAGGGCGCTGGGGCACTCCAGACGACCTCGAGGGGGTGGCCGTGTTCTTGGCCAGTGCCGCTTCGAACTACATCACGGGTGCCGCCATCCCCGTGGACGGAGGATTCTCCTCATCGATCTGATCGCTGCAGAGGACGGGGCAGCAAACCAGCCATCCCCTTCATCCAGCCGAGACGCCATGTCAGAGGGAGTGGCTCGAACGGCAGAACAGCATGATGAGAGTGATTGCCAAGCAGCCACACAGCTGGTTCCTCGTTGAGGACGGTACGCGCCTGCCGCTGGACGTGAACTGCTCTCATGGCGCCGTGTCATACGGCTTTGCGATGGAACTCTCTGCAACGGAAACGGAGGGCTCTATTCATCATGGGAAAGGCATCATTGCCGATCTCGCGAGGCGAATCCAGAATTCAGCTCCTGCAGCGCAAGCGAGCAGTTCACCCTATCGCGAAAAACTCCTCGCCAGTTCAGAGCGCAACCAGATGAACGCCGCCATCGCCTCCTGGATCCAGGAACTCGATTGCGAGCCCTGATGCGAGCTCTGAACTTTGCGAAGCAGCGAGAGAGCTCACGTGAACCCTGCACCTGTTTCCTGGGTCCATGTCACCCCATCAGCGTGACACCCATCTTCAGATGCGCAGCCTCCGTCCTTGACCGTCACCCTTCTCCGGGAAGGGTGCCCAGATCCGTGCTGGAGGGCTCGATCGCCGGCAGCCAGGTGTTCGATGCACCGGGTCGGTCGGCACGGGGGCGGGGTTCACCCATGCCTTTCTGATTCAGCTCAAGGCCGGTGCCCTGCCCGCGGTCCGCGGCGCCGATGACGCCGAGAAGGCGTTCTGGATACCGCTGGCGGACATCTACGCCCACGCAGACAACTTCTTCGAGGACCACGTGCAGATCATCCAGCACTTCATCTCCCGGATCTGAGCAGCTACCGCTTCACTGGAGAGCGTGTTCAACCCTGTTTGGTTGCTTGCATCTGGCCTGGGTGGACCGGGCCGGGGCGCCTCCTTACTCTCGTGCGGAGAGCACACCATGGAAACCAACCTTCTCTTCGATACCGACAGCTACAAGACCAGCCACTGGCTCCAGTACCCCCCCGATCTCACTGCCATGGGGGCCTACCTGGAGAGCCGCGGCGGCGAGAACCCTGCCACCCTCTTCTTC
Coding sequences within it:
- a CDS encoding calcium-binding protein codes for the protein MGGAPSGTLLHHSRHYVGMGRWTNAWVYSTGATHMAEGSTNLDKPNWGSQQQSGGTGFYVPSEIYGNSQDNLIVGYNSAKTSSGEEFYHHNDRIDGGGGNDTIYGQNGYDLLRGGSGNDHLLGGNHNDTLEGGDGQDLLEGGNDHDLLHGGDGNDRLLSGTGTDTLMGGAGDDWLIVDTMAGSDQNRLSGGSGFDTFVLSPLVAPALQFNEGVETAFSHSVAAKGLGRASVVALATGNFALSSALNLGQGLLEYLNSNDSTAPSYSLQWSKAQIITDFNPYEDSLILNLHPDKDKPQIVAKQFSSNSGGFYVMQEINGAPAYLADVTFDMDAMLAHAQRNGLGHLSNTDLADLAFSTLRRSYVIADGTSSQLQMQEGERSVNLDGLDQLGGDSMIILGAHGATTVSKGVNGVSSFSGTALDDILEGHHSPSANHPDMSRAVLYGLAGDDILMGGGGSNLLYGGEGIDTAFYGYASNSATQGITVDTATTVDGAVLLHNGIRELGKPMVAEGADLDYLYGIENIVGSDRDDIIRGDDGDNVLASGMGDDILAGSGGSDTFLLNGGTNTIEDFTGGVDQIQIVMKAYDGVSSGSDLLITYSETDGLGRISTTTGTNIAILEDFDLSKFDIARDVQLLDAKGQVLAGTGRVELISDEEHTDPESDVITGEPIQPLLPWAIQPLLPDDDITDGLSDPGNGSQVDQVTGILVNSTDTYLMAQSGVAERIMIPYAWGQSLTIDGFNPSEDVLDLTVFRNESILPGFMDQPGGTLVDLGFNAQTINLSGIMVADLTQGAVLLS
- a CDS encoding SDR family NAD(P)-dependent oxidoreductase, whose translation is MITGGNGGIGLGIATGLAKAGAHVVIAARDAAKSESALRTLSAIDLEAMAIQTDVTDEHAVTELVRQIERRHGRLDILVNNAGITIRAPAQDLSLAEWNDVICTNLSSTFLCARAAYPLMKRSGGKIINIGSMLSIFGASFSAAYGASKGGILQLTKSLAVAWAPDNIQVNAVLPGWIDTDLTRAGRTQIPGLHEQVLARTPAGRWGTPDDLEGVAVFLASAASNYITGAAIPVDGGFSSSI